A genomic window from Chelonia mydas isolate rCheMyd1 chromosome 16, rCheMyd1.pri.v2, whole genome shotgun sequence includes:
- the LOC102932536 gene encoding ficolin-2-like produces MGRVAQKTLISLLCLAAAICKAEDICPEVRIVGLSGSDKLAVLQGCPGFPGAAGPKGDPGAAGMRGERGPPGIPGKAGQTGPKGERGPAGPPGAKGDKGALGTLGTVGEEELDNIQCQKGAKNCKELLARGYTLSGWYTIYPHDCNAMTVLCDMDTDGGGWIVFQRRMDGSVDFYRDWNSYKRGFGSQLSEFWLGNDNIHLLTSLGTNELRVDLGDFDNKYQFATFGSFKITGETEKYKLILGPFVNGTAGDSLTLQNNMPFTTQDRDNDRYSGNCATSFKGAWWYKECHWSNLNGLYLRGAHESYADGVNWKTGKGHKYSYKMSEMKFRPV; encoded by the exons ATGGGAAGGGTTGCCCAGAAAACCCTTATCTCTTTACTCTGTCTAGCAGCAGCAATTTGTAAGGCTGAGGACATCTGCCCAG AGGTGAGGATAGTGGGACTCAGCGGCTCCGATAAACTTGCCGTTCTCCAAGGCTGCCCTGGGTTTCCTGGTGCCGCAGGACCCAAAGGAgacccaggagctgcaggaatgAGAG GAGAACGGGGACCTCCAGGGATCCCTGGAAAGGCAGGACAAACTGGCCCAAAAG GAGAAAGAGGTCCTGCTGGCCCCCCTGGAGCGAAAG gaGATAAAGGAGCATTGGGAACCCTTGGAACAGTTG GAGAGGAAGAGCTGGACAATATACAGTGTCAGAAAG GAGCAAAGAACTGCAAGGAGCTGTTAGCTAGAGGGTACACCCTGAGTGGCTGGTACACCATCTACCCGCACGACTGTAATGCCATGACCGTGCTGtgtgacatggacacagacggtGGAGGATGGATT GTGTTCCAGAGACGGATGGATGGTTCCGTGGATTTTTACCGTGACTGGAATTCATACAAGAGAGGTTTtggcagccagctgtcagaattTTGGCTGGGGAAcgacaatatccacctgctgacaTCCCTTG GAACCAACGAGCTTCGTGTCGATCTCGGAGATTTTGACAACAAGTATCAATTTGCTACCTTCGGATCGTTCAAAATTACAGGGGAGACCGAGAAATACAAGCTGATCCTTGGACCCTTTGTCAATGGCACTGCAG GGGATTCATTAACCTTGCAGAACAACATGCCGTTTACAACCCAAGACCGAGACAATGACCGATATTCAGGTAACTGTGCAACATCCTTTAAAGGGGCCTGGTGGTACAAGGAGTGTCATTGGTCCAACCTGAATGGATTATACTTGAGAGGAGCCCATGAAAGCTATGCTGATGGGGTGAACTGGAAGACTGGCAAAGGGCACAAGTACTCCTACAAGATGTCAGAGATGAAATTTAGGCCCGTGTAG
- the LOC114021255 gene encoding ficolin-1-like — MVQWIFSVTGSHTRKVLATSRWNSGNIHLLTSHGSNELHVDLMDSETEKYFAKYKSFQILGESENYKLILGDFLNGTAERRQKGKLNSGMGGNVAPGSSITVNSIIKCPALQ, encoded by the exons ATGGTTCAGTGGATTTTTTCCGTGACTGGGAGTCATACAAGAAAGGTTTTGGCAACCAGCAGATGGAATTCTGGCAACATTCACCTGCTAACATCTCATG GAAGTAATGAGCTGCACGTCGACCTCATGGATTCTGAAACCGAGAAGTATTTTGCCAAGTACAAATCATTCCAAATTTTAGGAGAATCTGAGAACTATAAACTGATTCTAGGAGACTTTCTCAATGGCACAGCAG AGAGAAGACAGAAGGGAAAATTGAACAGTGGCATGGGGGGAAATGTGGCTCCCGGTTCTTCTATCACCGTGAACAGCATCATAAAGTGCCCTGCTCTGCAGTGA